In Populus nigra chromosome 1, ddPopNigr1.1, whole genome shotgun sequence, one genomic interval encodes:
- the LOC133688711 gene encoding glycerophosphodiester phosphodiesterase GDPDL3-like, producing the protein MCNLRLFFTPLLAVLLLQSLVVVVSAQGSASTWKTLTGNRPLVIARGGFSGLFPDSSSVAFQFATLTSLPDVVLWCDVQLTKDDVGICAPDLRLDNSTSIARVMQNKDKLYLVNGIPTRGWFTVDFTLNELSLVSLTQGIYSRSPSFDDSNPIQTVEDVANLKPPGLWLNIQHDAFFTQRNLSMRNYILSLSRRVVINHLSSPEAGFLRSIVKRFNLNITKLVFRFLEPNVIEPSTNETYGSLSKNFTFIKTFASGILIPKSYIWPLDARNYLQPHTSIVSDAHKAGLEVFVSDLYNDVPLSYNYSFDPVTEYLSFVDNGDFSVDGVLSDFPVTPSATIDCFSGLGKNATPQVNLSVISKNGASGDYPGCTDLAYQKAILDGADVIDCPVQISKDGIPFCLGSINLYDSTTVAQSSYSNRAQNIPQIKAGSGIFTFSLTWSEIQNLRPVMSNPYSKYYLSRNPNFRNSGNFLTLSDFLALAKNTSSLSGVLISIENAAYLIQQEGLPVTDKVLEVLSKAGYDDPTSKKVMIESTNSSVLMKFRDKNNYELVYRIEEDIQDAEDAALKGIKDFANSVVISKNSVFPESSSFLTGVTNVVPKLQSHGLSVYVETFNNEFVSQAWDFFSDSTVEINSYVMGVNISGVITEFPLTSARYKRNRCLGYNVLPPYMSPAQPGGLMQLISPAALPPAEPPNPVLTAPDVEEGPLPSHTASPPPVPGGGATAVPPGAPNGLPKIGACIFLSNLAMLITILLLL; encoded by the exons ATGTGTAACTTACGCTTGTTCTTCACTCCTTTACTAGCTGTGCTACTACTTCAGTCATTGGTGGTTGTTGTCTCTGCTCAGGGATCTGCTAGTACCTGGAAAACACTCACCG GAAATCGCCCTTTAGTCATAGCACGTGGCGGGTTTTCAGGATTATTTCCTGATTCTAGCTCAGTTGCTTTCCAGTTTGCAACGCTTACAAGTTTGCCGGATGTTGTCCTATGGTGTGATGTGCAGTTAACTAAAGATGATGTGGGGATTTGTGCCCCTGATCTCAGGCTTGACAATTCTACTAGCATTGCACGAGTTATGCAAAATAAGGATAAGTTGTACCTAGTTAATGGAATTCCTACCCGAGGATGGTTCACAGTGGATTTCACTCTCAATGAATTGTCACTTGTATCCT TGACTCAGGGAATCTATTCTCGGAGTCCAAGCTTTGATGACAGTAATCCCATCCAAACTGTTGAGGATGTGGCTAACTTAAAACCACCAGGCTTATGGTTGAATATTCAG CATGATGCATTCTTCACACAGCGCAATTTGAGTATGAGAAACTACATACTGTCTCTATCCAGAAGGGTTGTCATTAATCATCTCTCATCACCAGAAGCGGGTTTCTTGAGAAGTATTGTTAAGAGATTTAACCTAAATATAACAAAACTGGTCTTCCGGTTTCTGGAACCAAATGTCATCGAGCCATCAACAAATGAGACATATGGTTCTCTCTCAAAGAACTTTACTTTCATCAAGACATTTGCATCTGGAATTCTTATCCCTAAGTCATACATATGGCCTTTAGATGCAAGGAATTACTTACAACCTCATACTTCTATCGTTTCGGATGCACACAAGGCAGGGCTAGAGGTTTTTGTATCAGATCTTTATAATGACGTTCCACTGAGTTACAATTACAGTTTTGATCCTGTAACTGAGTATCTCAGTTTTGTTGACAATGGTGACTTCTCTGTTGATGGCGTGCTCTCTGACTTTCCAGTAACTCCTTCTGCGACTATTG ATTGTTTTTCTGGTCTGGGCAAGAATGCTACACCTCAAG TGAACCTTTCGGTCATCTCAAAAAATGGTGCAAGTGGAGACTACCCTGGCTGCACTGATTTGGCTTACCAGAAAGCTATTTTAGATGGTGCTGATGTTATTGATTGTCCTGTTCAAATATCAAAAGACGGGATACCATTTTGCTTAGGCTCTATAAATCTTTATGATAGTACAACAGTTGCCCAATCAAGTTACAGCAATCGTGCACAGAATATTCCACAGATTAAGGCAGGCAGTGGGATATTCACCTTTAGCTTAACATGGAGTGAGATTCAGAACTTACGTC CGGTGATGTCCAATCcatattcaaaatattacttGTCACGGAATCCCAATTTCAGAAATTCAGGGAATTTTCTAACATTGTCTGATTTCTTAGCATTGGCAAAGAACACTAGCTCGCTTTCTGGTGTCTTGATTAGCATTGAG AATGCAGCCTATCTTATACAGCAAGAGGGATTACCCGTTACTGACAAAGTACTTGAAGTCTTGAGCAAAGCTGGTTATGATGATCCAACTTCCAAGAAAGTTATGATTGAGTCCACCAACAGCTCAGTTCTAATGAAATTTAGggacaaaaacaattatgaactTGTGTACCGGATTGAAGAGGATATTCAAGATGCTGAAGATGCAGCACTGAAGGGCATCAAAGACTTTGCTAATTCTGTGGTCATCAGCAAGAACTCTGTCTTTCCTGAAAGTTCTTCATTCCTCACTGGTGTCACAAATGTTGTGCCAAAGCTGCAATCGCATGGGCTCTCAGTTTATGTGGAAACTTTCAACAATGAGTTTGTATCTCAGGCATGGGACTTCTTCTCAGATTCAACAGTTGAAATTAACTCCTATGTCATGGGAGTCAACATCAGCGGTGTTATCACAGAATTCCCTCTGACTTCTGCCAGATACAAGA GGAACCGATGCTTGGGCTATAATGTTTTACCTCCTTACATGAGCCCTGCTCAGCCTGGCGGTCTCATGCAGCTAATCTCACCTGCTGCCTTGCCCCCAGCTGAGCCTCCAAACCCAGTGTTAACTGCACCTGATGTTGAGGAAGGACCCTTGCCCTCTCATACAGCAAGTCCCCCCCCAGTTCCAGGTGGTGGAGCTACAGCAGTACCACCAGGAGCTCCAAATGGACTGCCCAAGATTGGTGCGTGCATCTTCCTGTCCAATTTGGCTATGCTCATCACCATTCTTCTGCTGCTTTGA